In the genome of Bremerella sp. P1, the window CTGGTCGGTAAGAAGCCGTGTGACACGGCTTTCGACGGAGGTTGGCTCCGTTCCCTCGGGAGGAACAGGCAGAGGGAAGTGCAGTGCCTGATCGACAACAATGCTCGATCCGCGCTGGCGGGCAACCACCATGCGGAGAGAACGCGAGTCCCATTCTATTGCGAGTTTCTTAGCCATAGTTCTATTGTATTTCGCAGGCTTATCGGAGCGTGCCGAAAAATGCTCGGCAGGCCCTAGAAATCAGTTGATTTGTCCGTCGTCGAGCCCCAGTTCCACACCGAGAACTTCCAGCGGATGTCCTCGGCCAAGTTCCGAAATATCACGCCACAACATGACCTTGGGTTGGGGCTGCGTAGCGTCGATCACGACTTCCTGGCGGCTAAAGGCACTCCCGTCTTCAAAGTAGCCGACCACTTGTGCTCGATAGACATCGCCGCCGCCACAAACAAAGGGCGAGAGCGAAATCATCTGCTCGGTGGTGACAATGCCGCGCAGTAGAATCCAAGTCTCGTGACGCGTTACGGGATCTTCCGGATCAGGGACCGGTAGACGTTGCTCGAGAATTTGCCCGGCGATTTCTTCGTCCATACCGGGGATACCCAAAAGCACCTCGTAGGGTGCCTGGTTGATGTTGATTCGGCCAGGAATTATTGGGGATGGATTAATGGTCATGTTGTCTATCATGCTGGGCAGATAGACATTCATCGCCACAATTCCGTCCTCGAACGGCGACTGCATGGTCACCGTGCGATTGCCTTGCTGCACTTGAACGGAAGCTCCGATCAACTCCAGTACGTTGTTGATCTTCGTTTGGCCTTCCTGCGACAGGTCGAGGCTCAGCGACCCCCCGCCGTTATCTCCTCCGCTGCTACCGCTGCCGCTGCCACTATTGCCACCGCCGCTCTGGCCTCCACTGCCACCATAAAGGCGATAAGCACAGATGAAGTCAGCATATTCGACCGGGAAGATGGCCGCGATGTTATCGTGCAGGGTTTGCAGATCGTCTTCGTTCAGGTAGATCTTCGGCTGTCCAGAATCGGAATAGTTTTTCTCCATGCTCACTAACGTCAGATAGGAGGACCAGCCAAGGTCGGGTACCAGTTCGAGCATCTCCATGGCTTGTTGGTCGCCATCAGGTGGTGGTGCCCACTCGTGGTCATCGACCAAGCCGTTGCGGTTGGTGTCGCGGCCGAACAATAGTTCCGGCGTCACTCCTCGCACCAAGAGAAGTTCTTCCACCGTTTCCAGCGGGGCGTTCTTAGGGTTGTAGGGAGGATCGAGCGTGTTGTAGTAATCGAATTCGGCGCCGAGTTCTCGCGGTTCGTCATCTTCATCGATGTAGTCGAGAATGCAATCGGCAATCTCTTCATTCATGCCGGGCAATGCCATAAGCAGGGCACGTCCTGATCCTTCGGTTTGTCCTTCAAGCATCAGCAGCGCGTTCAAGTTGACGCGGCTTGATTCGTCTTCCAGCCCGAAGCGAATGCCTTCGATGGAACCGTCTGCGTTGAGTGCCGGAGCGAGGACCGAAAAGCGTCCGCGGGATTCGGCCGTGTCATCCGGATAGACGAGAATGCCTCGCATGATGTCCAGGTTGTCGTAGATACCGCCTTGCTCGTCGATGAGTTCCTGCTCTTGTTCCAGAAAAACACTCAGCATGGCGATGCCGCTCTCGGCGACGTTGCGGGCTTGAATCTGCCGACCGGTCAGGTGAGTGGCTTTGTTCTCGATGAACATCAGTTCGGTGTAGGCGTACGCCGAGAGGGTGATCATCATCACGACCACCAGCACGACAAACAATACCGCGCCACGCTTCGATCGGAGGTTTCGCTTCGAGGAGCTCATAGCGCGGCATCCTCACTAAGCGTGTCGGTTGAGTCGATTTCTTCCTCTGGTTCGTATGGTTTTGCGGTCGGTATACGGATCAGACGACGGAAAACCTGCCCAACGGGATTGGTGGTATCGGCCACCGGAACCTCAATC includes:
- a CDS encoding type II secretion system protein GspK; this translates as MSSSKRNLRSKRGAVLFVVLVVVMMITLSAYAYTELMFIENKATHLTGRQIQARNVAESGIAMLSVFLEQEQELIDEQGGIYDNLDIMRGILVYPDDTAESRGRFSVLAPALNADGSIEGIRFGLEDESSRVNLNALLMLEGQTEGSGRALLMALPGMNEEIADCILDYIDEDDEPRELGAEFDYYNTLDPPYNPKNAPLETVEELLLVRGVTPELLFGRDTNRNGLVDDHEWAPPPDGDQQAMEMLELVPDLGWSSYLTLVSMEKNYSDSGQPKIYLNEDDLQTLHDNIAAIFPVEYADFICAYRLYGGSGGQSGGGNSGSGSGSSGGDNGGGSLSLDLSQEGQTKINNVLELIGASVQVQQGNRTVTMQSPFEDGIVAMNVYLPSMIDNMTINPSPIIPGRININQAPYEVLLGIPGMDEEIAGQILEQRLPVPDPEDPVTRHETWILLRGIVTTEQMISLSPFVCGGGDVYRAQVVGYFEDGSAFSRQEVVIDATQPQPKVMLWRDISELGRGHPLEVLGVELGLDDGQIN